The Streptomyces sp. NBC_00306 sequence CGGTATCTCGACAAGGGCTGAGACACTGGTCCGTGAGGATGTTGGCCAGGCCGGCCGGCACGAGTTCCCGGCCGCTTGCGAGTGAGGACTGAGATGACCCGCGTGATCGCCGGTACGGCCGGCGGACGCCGCCTGGCCGTCCCGCCCGGCACCGGCACCCGCCCCACGTCCGACCGCGCTCGCGAGGGCCTCTTCTCCAGCTGGGAATCGCTCCTCGGCACGCTGGCCGGACTGCGGGTCGCCGATCTGTACGCGGGCTCCGGCGCCGTCGGCCTGGAGGCGCTCTCCCGCGGTGCGTCCCACGCGCTGCTCGTCGAGGCGGACGCCCGCGCCGCCCGCATCGTCCGGGAGAACGTCCGCACGCTCGGACTGCCGGGTGCCGAGGTCCGTACCGGCAAAGCGGAACAGATCGTGACGGGTCCGGCGCCGGGTGACCCCTACGACGTGGTCTTCCTCGACCCGCCGTACGCCGTCACCGACGATGATCTTCGCGAGATCCTGCTCACACTCCGCTCTGAGGGCTGGCTCGCGGACGATGCCGTCGTCACCGTGGAGCGCAGCACCAGAGGCGGTGAATTCGTCTGGCCGCAGGGCTTCGAACCGGTGCGGGCCCGTCGCTACGGCGAGGGAACGCTTTGGTACGGTCGCGCCGCCTCTACGTGCGAAGACGCACCATGACCGGACCGGAGAGCGAGGGACTTCAGTTGCGCCGAGCAGTCTGTCCGGGGTCGTTCGACCCCATCACCAACGGACACCTCGACATCATCGCCCGCGCCTCCAAGCTGTACGACGTCGTACATGTCGCGGTGATGATCAATCAGTCCAAGCAGGGACTGTTCACCGTGGACGAGCGGATCGAGCTGATCCGCGACGTCACCAGCGACTACGGCAACGTCGAGGTGGAGTCCCACCACGGCCTGCTCGTCGACTTCTGCAAGCAGCGGGACATCCCGGCCATCGTGAAGGGCCTGCGGGCGGTCAGCGACTTCGACTACGAGCTGCAGATGGCCCAGATGAACAACGGCCTCTCCGGCGTCGAGACGCTCTTCGTCCCGACCAACCCCACCTACAGCTTCCTCTCCTCCAGCCTCGTCAAGGAGGTCGCCGCGTGGGGCGGTGACGTCTCCCACCTGCTGCCTCCCGTCGTGCACGAGGCACTCACCCGGCGGCTCGCCGAGAAGTGACGTACTGACAGCCCGTCACCCGGTGTCCGGCGGGCGGTCGGGGGCCGTACAGTCGTCCCGTCCGTCTCATATCAGGCAGAGAGTGGCGAGTCACGGTGGACGTGCAGAAGAAGCTCGACGAGATCGTCGAGGCGGTGGGCTCAGCCCGGTCCATGCCCATGTCGGCCTCCTGCGTGGTCAACCGCGCCGAGCTGCTCGCCATGCTCGAAGAGGTCCGTGAGGCCCTGCCCGGCTCGCTCGCGCAGGCCCAGGAGCTGATCGGCGGCCGTGAGCAGCTGGTCGCCCAGGCCCGCCAGGAGGCGGAGCGGATCATCGAGAGCGCCCACGCGGAACGCGGCTCGCTGATCTCGGACACCCATGTCGCCCGCCAGTCCCAGGACGAGGCGGACCGCATCCTCTCCGAGGCCCGCCGGGAGGCCGAGGAGATCCGTGCGGAGGCCGACGACTACGTCGACTCCAAGCTCGCGAACTTCGAGGTCGTCCTCACCAAGACCATCGGCTCGGTGGACCGCGGGCGCGAGAAGCTGCTCGGCCGCGGGCCCGGCCTGGACGCGCAGGGGTACGCCGACGAGGACGCCCCCGAGTACAGCTCGGACCCGCAGACCCTGATCGGCCGCGCCGACGAGTACGTGGACGCCAAGCTCGGCGCCTTCGAGGCGGTCCTGTCCAAGACCCTGGAGGCCGTCGGCCGCGGCCGGCTGAAGCTCCACGGCCGCACCACCAGCGACGCGCTCGGCGAGCACATGGCCGCCCAGGACGCCGCGGGCGCCCAGACCCGCTCCAGCGACGCCGACTATCTGGCCGGACTGGCCGAGATCCCGGAGCCCCAGCAGCCCCCGGTGCCGCAGCAGGCCCCTGTGCCCCAGCAGCCGCAGTACCAGCCGGTGGCCGAGGCCCAGCCCGCGATCCCGGCCCAGCAGGACCCCTACGCCGCCACGGGCTACGGCGACCAGCACCAGCACCAGCAGTACGCGGCGTACCAGCAGGACCCCTACGCCGGATATCAGCAGCAGGGCTACGACCAGCAGTACGGGCAGCAGGACCCGTACGCGTACCAGCAGCCGGTCCAGCACCAGCCACAGCAGCAGGCCGCGGCCCTCGACGAGACCAGCCTCTTCGACACCAGCATGATCGACCTCGAACAGCTGCGCCGGTACGAGCAGGGGCGCTGACCCGGGCGGAGCGGCTGCCGACGGGGACCGGATTGGGTCTACGGCGGCCCGTCCGGTAACCTGGTTCTTCGGTCGCGCGTAGATCCGCGATCCAGGCTGCCCGCTCCCTCGGAGCACGGGCCGGCCCACTCCCCACGATTCGAAAGCAGGAAGACCCCTGAACGCCCGCCTCGACCACCGCAACCCCCTCGTGTTCGACACGCACGAGCTGGGCCGGCGTCCCGGCGCGCTCCAGCGGCTCTCCCGCTCGGTGGAGGCGCCCGGTTCACCGGCGACCTTCGGTATCGAAGGAGTCATCGGCGTACCGGAAGACGCGCCGGTGAAGCTCGACCTCCGTCTCGAGTCGGTCATGGAAGGTGTGCTTGTCACCGGCACCGCCCGTGCGACCGCCGAGGGGGAGTGCGTAAGGTGTCTGGAGCCGCTGCACCAAGAGGTCGCGGCGGACTTCCAGGAGATGTTCTCGTACCCGGACGCCGATGACCGGAGCCGCACTCGCACTGCGGAACCGGTCGACGACGCCGAGGACGAGGACACGCTCTTTCTCGAGGACGGCCTGTTCGACCTCGAGCCCGTGCTGCGTGATGCGGTGGTGCTCGCACTGCCGATGCAGCCGGTGTGCCGGGAGACCTGTGCCGGCCTGTGTTCCGAATGCGGAATCAGGCTGGACGAGAACCCCGGTCACCACCATGACGCCGCCGACATCCGGTGGGCGGCACTGCAGGGACTCGCCGAAACCATCAAGGACGGCGAGAAGGACAACATGGGCGGCGCCGAAGCGGGCGTCGACGAGAAGCAGGAGAAGTAGCCGTGGCTGTTCCGAAGCGGAAGATGTCGCGCAGCAACACGCGCCACCGCCGGTCGCAGTGGAAGGCTGCGGTCCCCACCCTGGTTTCGTGTGAGCGTTGCCAGGAGCCGAAGCAGCAGCACATCGCGTGCCCGAGCTGCGGCACCTACAACAAGCGCCAGGTCCTCGAGGTCTGAGCGGCTGGTGAGAGGCCCGATGTCTGAACTGTCCCATGCCAAGAAGCAGGCAGACGCAGTAAACACAGCCAACGCAGCCTCGTCCCACACGCTTCTGGAAGGGCGGCTCGGGTATCACCTCGAGTCCGCCCTTCTGGTGCGAGCACTGACCCACCGGTCGTACGCGTACGAGAACGGCGGCCTGCCCACCAACGAACGGCTCGAGTTCCTCGGGGACTCGGTGCTCGGTCTGGTGGTCACCGACACGCTGTACCGCACCCACCCCGACCTGCCGGAAGGCCAACTGGCCAAACTGCGGGCCGCGGTGGTCAATTCGCGTGCGCTGGCGGAAGTCGGTCGCGGTCTGGAACTGGGTCTCTTCATCCGGCTCGGCCGGGGTGAAGAAGGCACGGGCGGACGGGACAAGGCATCCATCCTCGCCGACACCCTTGAAGCGGTGATCGGCGCCGTCTATCTCGATCAGGGTCTCGAAGCGGCGTCCGAGCTGGTGCACCGGCTCTTCGACCCGCTGATCGAAAAATCCTCGAACCTCGGTGCGGGCCTGGACTGGAAGACCAGTCTCCAGGAGCTCACCGCGGCCGAGGGACTCGGCGTTCCGGAATATCTCGTCACGGAGACGGGCCCGGACCACGAGAAGACCTTCACTGCTGCCGCCCGCGTCGGTGGTGTCTCGTACGGCACCGGCACCGGCCGCAGCAAGAAGGAAGCGGAGCAGCAGGCGGCGGAGTCCGCATGGCGGGAGATCCGTGCCGCCGCGGACGACCGAATCGCCGCCGCCAAGGCCGAGAAGGCCGAGGCGGAGAAGGCCGAGGCCGACAAG is a genomic window containing:
- the rsmD gene encoding 16S rRNA (guanine(966)-N(2))-methyltransferase RsmD; this encodes MTRVIAGTAGGRRLAVPPGTGTRPTSDRAREGLFSSWESLLGTLAGLRVADLYAGSGAVGLEALSRGASHALLVEADARAARIVRENVRTLGLPGAEVRTGKAEQIVTGPAPGDPYDVVFLDPPYAVTDDDLREILLTLRSEGWLADDAVVTVERSTRGGEFVWPQGFEPVRARRYGEGTLWYGRAASTCEDAP
- the coaD gene encoding pantetheine-phosphate adenylyltransferase; amino-acid sequence: MRRAVCPGSFDPITNGHLDIIARASKLYDVVHVAVMINQSKQGLFTVDERIELIRDVTSDYGNVEVESHHGLLVDFCKQRDIPAIVKGLRAVSDFDYELQMAQMNNGLSGVETLFVPTNPTYSFLSSSLVKEVAAWGGDVSHLLPPVVHEALTRRLAEK
- a CDS encoding DivIVA domain-containing protein, whose amino-acid sequence is MDVQKKLDEIVEAVGSARSMPMSASCVVNRAELLAMLEEVREALPGSLAQAQELIGGREQLVAQARQEAERIIESAHAERGSLISDTHVARQSQDEADRILSEARREAEEIRAEADDYVDSKLANFEVVLTKTIGSVDRGREKLLGRGPGLDAQGYADEDAPEYSSDPQTLIGRADEYVDAKLGAFEAVLSKTLEAVGRGRLKLHGRTTSDALGEHMAAQDAAGAQTRSSDADYLAGLAEIPEPQQPPVPQQAPVPQQPQYQPVAEAQPAIPAQQDPYAATGYGDQHQHQQYAAYQQDPYAGYQQQGYDQQYGQQDPYAYQQPVQHQPQQQAAALDETSLFDTSMIDLEQLRRYEQGR
- a CDS encoding YceD family protein; this translates as MFDTHELGRRPGALQRLSRSVEAPGSPATFGIEGVIGVPEDAPVKLDLRLESVMEGVLVTGTARATAEGECVRCLEPLHQEVAADFQEMFSYPDADDRSRTRTAEPVDDAEDEDTLFLEDGLFDLEPVLRDAVVLALPMQPVCRETCAGLCSECGIRLDENPGHHHDAADIRWAALQGLAETIKDGEKDNMGGAEAGVDEKQEK
- the rpmF gene encoding 50S ribosomal protein L32 translates to MAVPKRKMSRSNTRHRRSQWKAAVPTLVSCERCQEPKQQHIACPSCGTYNKRQVLEV
- the rnc gene encoding ribonuclease III, yielding MSELSHAKKQADAVNTANAASSHTLLEGRLGYHLESALLVRALTHRSYAYENGGLPTNERLEFLGDSVLGLVVTDTLYRTHPDLPEGQLAKLRAAVVNSRALAEVGRGLELGLFIRLGRGEEGTGGRDKASILADTLEAVIGAVYLDQGLEAASELVHRLFDPLIEKSSNLGAGLDWKTSLQELTAAEGLGVPEYLVTETGPDHEKTFTAAARVGGVSYGTGTGRSKKEAEQQAAESAWREIRAAADDRIAAAKAEKAEAEKAEADKLAAAAASSEETVATAADASGEEASDEEDADTSSSSEPADRATA